From Hippoglossus stenolepis isolate QCI-W04-F060 chromosome 4, HSTE1.2, whole genome shotgun sequence, a single genomic window includes:
- the LOC118106515 gene encoding LOW QUALITY PROTEIN: extracellular calcium-sensing receptor (The sequence of the model RefSeq protein was modified relative to this genomic sequence to represent the inferred CDS: inserted 1 base in 1 codon; substituted 1 base at 1 genomic stop codon) produces MHKPGDVILGGLFEVHYXSVFPDLTFTSEPTQLSCQGFDPPGFRHAMTMAFAIEEINRSTDLLPNVTLGYSLYDNCATLVIGFSAALSLASGREEHSLLQEACVGPPPVLGIVGDPFSTFSIATSDVIGLFKLPIVSYFATCSCLSNRQRFPSFFRTIPSDAFQVRAMIQILQHFGWTWAGLLLSDDDYGLHVSRSFQSDLTASGRGCLAYTEILPWGDDPVEIGRIVEVMKKSTARVVIVFAHQIHMIQLMKEVVRQNVTGLQWMASEAWTSAAVLKSPDLMPYLGGTLGIAIRRGEIPGLRDFLLHIRPDREDNTNNGNSMVRQFWEHTFQCRFAPAPAAWMEAAGALCTGDEDIENVETEFLDVSNLRPEYNIYKAVYALAHALDDLLHCEPGGGPFSGHSCAAVQSLEPWQLMYYLEKVNFTTPFGDEVSFDENGDALPIYDIMNWQWLPDGGTKVHRVGEVKKSAAKGEELTLHDEKIFWNFESNQPPRSVCSESCPPGTRMARKKGEPVCCFDCVPCSEGEFTNETDSMECSSCPEDFWSSPQRDHCVPKKTEFLSYHEPLGICLTTASLLGTIFSAVVLGIFIHHRSTPMVRANNSELSFLLLVSLKLCFLCSLLFIGRPRAWTCQLRHAAFGISFVLCVSCILVKTMVVLAVFKASKLGGGATXSGLAQQQRGTVLVLTSVQAAICTAWLVSASPAPHKNTQYHNDKIVYECAVGSTIGFAVLLGYIGLLAILSFLLAFLARNLPDNFNEAKLITFSMLIFCAVWVAFVPTYVNSPGKYADAVEVFAILASSFGLLVALFGPKCYIILLRPERNTKKAIMSRGPTK; encoded by the exons ATGCACAAGCCTGGTGATGTGATTCTGGGTGGGTTGTTTGAAGTCCACT ACTCCGTGTTCCCTGATCTGACGTTCACCTCAGAGCCGACTCAGCTCAGCTGCCAGGG CTTTGACCCTCCAGGGTTCAGACATGCCATGACCATGGCCTTTGCTATCGAAGAGATCAACAGAAGCACCGACCTGCTGCCTAATGTGACTCTGGGATACAGTCTGTACGATAACTGTGCCACGCTGGTGATTGGATTCAGTGCCGCGTTGTCTCTGGCCAGCGGTCGAGAGGAGCACTCTCTGCTTCAGGAGGCCTGTGTGGGGCCTCCTCCAGTCCTGGGGATTGTGGGTGATCCCTTCTCAACGTTTTCTATCGCCACCTCTGATGTGATAGGTTTATTCAAATTGCCCATT gtGAGTTATTTTGCCACGTGTTCCTGCCTGAGTAACCGTCAAAGATTCCCGTCCTTCTTCAGAACAATACCAAGTGATGCTTTTCAG GTTCGTGCCATGATTCAGATACTACAACATTTTGGCTGGACGTGGGCAGGTCTGCTGCTCAGTGATGATGATTATGGACTCCACGTTTCCAGATCTTTTCAGTCTGACTTGACTGCGTCCGGTAGAGGTTGTCTGGCCTACACAGAGATCTTACCCTGGGGGGACGACCCGGTCGAAATAGGGAGGATTGTGGAGGTGATGAAGAAATCCACAGCTCGTGTGGTCATCGTGTTTGCACATCAGATCCACATGATACAGTTGATGAAAGAG GTGGTGAGGCAGAATGTGACAGGCCTGCAGTGGATGGCCAGTGAAGCCTGgacatcagctgctgtgctGAAGTCCCCCGACCTCATGCCGTACCTGGGAGGAACACTGGGCATCGCCATCCGTCGGGGAGAAATACCAGGACTCAGGGATTTTCTGTTACACATCCGTCCTGACAGAGAAGACAACACTAACAATGGAAACAGCATG GTGAGGCAGTTTTGGGAACACACATTTCAGTGTAGATTTGCTCCAGCTCCGGCAGCTTGGATGGAAGCAGCAGGAGCGCTGTGCACTGGGGATGAAGACATAGAGAATGTGGAGACTGAGTTTTTAGATGTCTCTAACCTCCGGCCTGAGTACAATATCTACAAGGCAGTGTATGCTCTGGCGCACGCGCTCGATGACTTGCTGCACTGTGAGCCAGGGGGAGGACCTTTCAGCGGCCacagctgtgctgctgtgcaaAGCCTGGAGCCATGGCAG CTTATGTATTACTTGGAAAAGGTCAACTTCACCACACCGTTTGGTGATGAAGTGTCCTTTGATGAAAACGGCGATGCCTTACCGATCTATGACATCATGAACTGGCAGTGGCTCCCTGATGGAGGAACTAAAGTTCACCGTGTGGGTGAGGTTAAGAAATCAGCAGCTAAAGGTGAAGAACTCACACTTCATGACGAGAAGATCTTCTGGAACTTTGAATCCAATCAG CCTCCTCGGTCAGTCTGCAGTGAGAGCTGTCCTCCAGGAACCCGCATGGCCAGAAAGAAGGGGGAACCTGTGTGCTGTTTTGACTGTGTTCCTTGTTCTGAGGGAGAGTTCACAAATGAAACAG ACTCCATGGAGTGCAGCAGCTGTCCAGAGGATTTCTGGTCCAGCCCCCAGCGTGACCACTGTGTTCCAAAGAAAACAGAGTTCCTCTCCTACCATGAGCCTCTGGGTATCTGCCTGACCACCGCCTCCCTGCTGGGCACGATTTTCTCTGCTGTCGTCCTGGGCATCTTCATCCATCACCGCAGCACCCCCATGGTGCGTGCAAACAATTCAGAACTCAGCTTCCTGCTCTTGGTGTCACTGAAGTTAtgtttcctttgctctttgCTGTTCATCGGACGACCCAGAGCATGGACGTGCCAGCTGAGACATGCAGCGTTTGGCATCAgctttgtgctttgtgtgtcGTGTATCCTGGTTAAAACCATGGTGGTGCTGGCGGTGTTCAAGGCCTCCAAGCTAGGAGGGGGAGCCACCTGAAGTGGTTTggctcagcagcagagagggacagTTCTGGTTCTTACTTCAGTTCAAGCAGCGATCTGCACTGCCTGGCTTGTGTCTGCTTCACCAGCTCCTCATAAAAACACCCAGTACCACAATGACAAGATAGTGTATGAGTGTGCAGTCGGCTCCACGATTGGCTTTGCAGTGTTGCTTGGCTACATTGGATTACTGGCGATCCTCAGCTTCCTGTTAGCTTTTCTGGCGAGGAATCTCCCCGACAACTTCAACGAGGCCAAACTCATAACTTTCAGCATGTTGATCTTCTGCGCAGTGTGGGTGGCCTTCGTCCCCACTTACGTCAACTCACCAGGCAAATACGCAGATGCAGTGGAGGTATTTGCCATCCTGGCCTCTAGTTTTGGCCTCTTGGTGGCGCTGTTTGGACCCAAATGTTACATCATCCTATTGAGACCAGAGAGGAACACAAAGAAAGCCATCATGAGTCGAGGCCCCACAAAGTGA